One candidate division WOR-1 bacterium RIFOXYB2_FULL_36_35 DNA segment encodes these proteins:
- a CDS encoding galactose-1-phosphate uridylyltransferase: protein MPELRQNPATKEWVIIATERARRPEDFPQKPPETETPGQIEKCPFCEGHEGETPPEIFAYRAYGTAPNSPGWWIRVIPNKFAALVRDGLPKREKIDHFFRRMDGVGDHEVLIEHPKHDFTIATMEQKQVEEVFLVYRERYLALCKDPKFELVMIFKNHGQAAGTSVRHPHSQIIASPVTPQHLRHKLEEAMRFFDDNGECVYCMMIQKELAAKERMVLETDNFVAFEPFASRSPFETLIIPKKHSSSFQFITADETKELAYIAKTILSTLYKSLKDPDYNYVIHSSPCHEKELEYYHWHIQILPRITALAGFELGSGIYINTVIPEKAAEFLRNA from the coding sequence ATGCCGGAACTCAGACAAAATCCAGCAACAAAAGAGTGGGTTATAATTGCGACCGAGCGGGCCAGACGCCCCGAAGATTTTCCCCAAAAACCGCCTGAAACAGAAACTCCCGGGCAGATAGAAAAATGTCCATTTTGTGAAGGACATGAGGGTGAGACACCCCCTGAAATATTTGCTTATCGTGCGTATGGAACAGCTCCAAATTCTCCTGGCTGGTGGATTAGGGTTATTCCGAATAAATTTGCGGCTCTTGTTCGTGATGGTTTACCCAAAAGAGAAAAAATAGATCATTTTTTCCGTCGTATGGATGGGGTCGGTGACCACGAAGTTTTGATCGAGCATCCGAAACACGATTTTACAATTGCTACAATGGAGCAGAAACAGGTTGAAGAGGTTTTTTTGGTTTATCGTGAAAGATATTTGGCTTTGTGCAAAGATCCAAAATTTGAGCTCGTAATGATATTTAAAAACCATGGACAGGCAGCGGGGACATCTGTCAGACATCCACATTCGCAGATTATAGCAAGTCCTGTAACTCCCCAGCATTTGCGCCACAAACTTGAAGAGGCGATGAGGTTTTTTGACGACAACGGCGAATGTGTTTACTGTATGATGATCCAAAAAGAACTTGCAGCCAAAGAGCGGATGGTTTTAGAGACGGACAATTTTGTTGCCTTTGAGCCTTTTGCGTCACGTTCTCCCTTTGAGACTTTAATAATTCCTAAAAAACACAGTTCTTCCTTTCAGTTTATAACCGCAGATGAAACAAAAGAACTGGCATATATTGCAAAGACAATCCTTTCCACACTTTATAAGTCACTAAAAGATCCCGATTATAATTATGTGATTCATTCTTCTCCGTGCCACGAGAAGGAGCTTGAATACTATCATTGGCATATTCAAATTTTGCCGAGGATTACGGCGCTTGCCGGATTTGAACTCGGATCCGGTATTTATATAAATACTGTTATACCGGAAAAAGCTGCGGAATTTTTGCGGAATGCATAA
- a CDS encoding cytochrome C biogenesis protein CcdA, with product MTHYIQVLTTVKHRKEGRKIGRKLVNDKLAACVQILGPISSIYEWKSKLEETKEWICVIKTRGDLYQKVEAAIKEMHSYEMPEIIAMPITCGSKDYFDWADKSTL from the coding sequence ATGACACATTATATACAAGTATTAACAACTGTCAAGCATAGGAAAGAGGGAAGAAAAATAGGGAGAAAACTTGTTAATGACAAACTTGCTGCATGCGTTCAGATTTTAGGCCCGATTTCGAGTATATACGAATGGAAAAGTAAACTGGAAGAGACAAAAGAGTGGATATGTGTAATCAAGACGAGGGGAGATCTGTATCAAAAAGTCGAAGCAGCTATAAAAGAGATGCATTCTTATGAGATGCCTGAGATTATAGCAATGCCGATAACCTGCGGAAGCAAGGATTATTTTGATTGGGCAGATAAGTCAACCCTCTAA
- a CDS encoding 23S rRNA (uracil-5-)-methyltransferase RumA: MQFEIIDIDKKGGGVSHEGIIFRFAYPGDTIEGYIVSKRKKLGRIEKVVKESPLRHKAPCKYAGECGGCAWQQMRYDEQLKIKEAKIKGLFGFCEPIIPAPQEFFYRNRMDFAFGPDFLIGLKDDKNKTLDIEKCWLLSEESNEIVNRLRKFVKSRDLKSYPEGIMRHVVIREGKNIKNTVINILTSDKGEFPLEELWEELKDIIQGITWSHNLSPADRSYGEIQKSIGQDYLLESLNGIKFKIPVQSFFQTNTRQAEKLIQIIIEFANLKGDEKVFDLYSGTGSIGLSLADKAKEVAGIEENEAAAKLSLENAKLNDIENFSAIAGRIEDIIKSLDLKSDKIILDPPRPGIHKKVLQKIVEAKPKEIVYVSCNPYTQREDINLLSEGGYHIEKTQPIDMFPHTPHIENVVLLRNSAP; the protein is encoded by the coding sequence ATGCAGTTTGAAATAATAGATATTGATAAAAAAGGGGGAGGAGTAAGCCATGAAGGAATAATCTTCCGTTTTGCTTACCCCGGAGATACGATAGAAGGCTATATTGTAAGCAAAAGAAAAAAGCTTGGCAGAATAGAAAAAGTCGTCAAGGAATCTCCTCTTCGCCATAAAGCCCCATGTAAATATGCAGGAGAATGCGGGGGTTGCGCTTGGCAACAGATGAGATATGATGAACAGCTTAAAATAAAAGAAGCCAAAATAAAAGGACTTTTTGGTTTTTGCGAACCTATAATCCCCGCCCCCCAAGAATTTTTCTACAGGAACAGGATGGACTTTGCATTCGGTCCTGATTTTTTAATCGGACTAAAAGATGATAAAAACAAAACTTTAGACATAGAAAAATGCTGGCTTCTATCTGAAGAGAGCAATGAAATTGTAAACCGCTTGAGAAAATTTGTAAAATCAAGAGATTTAAAAAGCTATCCCGAAGGAATAATGAGGCACGTTGTTATCCGTGAAGGGAAAAATATAAAAAATACCGTCATTAACATTTTAACTTCTGATAAGGGTGAATTTCCTCTTGAAGAATTGTGGGAAGAATTAAAAGATATCATACAAGGCATCACATGGAGCCACAACCTCTCCCCTGCCGACAGGTCTTATGGTGAAATACAAAAAAGCATCGGACAGGACTATCTTTTGGAATCATTAAACGGAATAAAGTTTAAAATTCCAGTCCAATCATTCTTTCAAACCAACACAAGACAGGCGGAAAAGCTAATTCAAATAATAATAGAATTTGCAAATTTAAAAGGAGATGAAAAAGTTTTTGATCTATATTCAGGGACAGGAAGCATCGGTCTTTCTCTGGCCGATAAAGCAAAAGAGGTTGCAGGAATAGAAGAAAATGAGGCGGCAGCAAAGCTCTCTTTGGAAAATGCAAAACTAAACGATATAGAGAATTTCTCTGCAATAGCAGGGAGGATTGAAGATATTATAAAAAGCCTCGATTTAAAATCCGACAAGATAATTTTAGATCCTCCAAGGCCAGGCATTCACAAAAAAGTACTACAAAAGATTGTCGAAGCAAAACCAAAAGAGATAGTTTATGTCTCCTGCAATCCTTACACTCAGAGAGAAGATATTAATCTGCTTTCAGAAGGTGGATATCATATCGAAAAAACTCAGCCGATCGACATGTTCCCCCATACGCCGCACATTGAGAATGTGGTTTTGCTGAGAAATTCAGCCCCTTGA
- a CDS encoding carbamoyl phosphate synthase small subunit encodes MKAVLALEDGSIFEGKSFGAYGESAGEVVFNTSMTGYQEILTDPSYKGQIVTMTYPLIGNYGVNDEDVESEKPHLAGFVVLEKSEIASNWRSQMTLDDFLKKHKVVGIEGVDTRALTLHIRNAGAMKGIISTTDLDSKSLVKKANEYEGLLGIDLVKEVTCKKVYEWNKEGKYKVVLIDCGAKRNIMRELASRGCQVTVVPAKTSADEILSMNPHGIMLSNGPGDPSAVTYVIETVKSLIGKVPIFGICLGHQMLGQALGGKTYKLKFGHRGANHPVKNLQTKKIEITCQNHGFCVDIDSLSKDEVELTHINLNDDTSEGLKHKKYPVFSVQHHPEASAGPHDSRYLFDDFIRLMANEELKMH; translated from the coding sequence ATGAAAGCTGTTTTAGCCCTAGAAGATGGATCTATATTTGAAGGAAAATCCTTTGGAGCTTACGGTGAGAGCGCCGGGGAAGTAGTTTTTAATACTTCTATGACAGGCTATCAGGAGATATTGACCGACCCTTCTTATAAAGGCCAGATTGTTACGATGACTTATCCTCTTATAGGAAATTATGGAGTAAATGATGAAGATGTCGAATCGGAAAAACCTCATCTTGCGGGATTTGTTGTTTTGGAAAAGAGCGAAATTGCCAGCAATTGGCGATCCCAAATGACACTTGATGATTTTCTGAAAAAACATAAGGTTGTTGGAATTGAAGGGGTCGACACCAGAGCTTTGACTTTGCATATTAGAAACGCAGGCGCGATGAAAGGGATAATATCGACAACCGATCTTGACTCGAAAAGTTTGGTGAAAAAAGCAAATGAGTATGAAGGCCTTTTAGGTATTGATCTTGTTAAAGAGGTGACCTGTAAAAAAGTTTATGAATGGAATAAAGAGGGGAAATATAAAGTTGTTCTTATTGATTGCGGGGCGAAGCGCAACATAATGCGCGAACTTGCCTCCCGCGGCTGTCAGGTTACGGTTGTCCCTGCGAAAACATCCGCGGATGAAATTCTTTCCATGAATCCTCATGGGATTATGCTTTCTAACGGGCCAGGGGATCCTTCTGCTGTTACTTATGTCATAGAGACTGTAAAAAGTTTAATTGGGAAGGTTCCTATCTTTGGGATATGTCTGGGCCATCAGATGCTTGGTCAGGCTCTTGGAGGAAAGACTTATAAATTAAAGTTTGGCCACAGGGGGGCCAATCACCCTGTAAAAAATTTACAGACAAAAAAAATCGAGATAACATGCCAGAATCACGGTTTTTGTGTTGATATAGATAGTTTAAGCAAGGATGAAGTTGAATTAACGCATATTAATTTAAACGATGATACATCAGAGGGATTAAAACATAAAAAATATCCTGTTTTTTCGGTTCAGCATCATCCGGAAGCCTCTGCGGGGCCTCATGACAGCAGATATCTTTTTGATGATTTTATAAGATTAATGGCCAATGAAGAATTAAAAATGCATTAG